Proteins encoded together in one Sulfitobacter pontiacus window:
- a CDS encoding disulfide bond formation protein DsbA codes for MRLALACCVAAFPVAAQTDFGALTHAERRALGEEVRALLLAEPELAAPAVAPRNYAAEAYQEKAQADLALISSLTDQILAGAPIALFTGDGCPDCDLALAELADITNTYDITFTHHMMSNPASAALAAELGMTDPPFYVMADRILRGHMPDIVLRRYLAP; via the coding sequence ATGCGCTTGGCACTAGCCTGTTGCGTGGCGGCTTTCCCGGTGGCCGCGCAGACCGACTTTGGCGCGTTAACCCATGCAGAACGGCGCGCCTTGGGGGAAGAAGTGCGGGCATTGCTTCTGGCAGAGCCCGAGCTTGCAGCACCCGCTGTGGCCCCTCGAAACTATGCTGCCGAAGCCTATCAAGAGAAGGCGCAGGCGGATCTCGCGCTTATCTCATCCCTGACAGATCAAATATTAGCCGGAGCGCCGATTGCGTTGTTTACCGGTGACGGATGCCCGGACTGCGATCTCGCACTGGCGGAATTGGCAGACATAACAAATACATACGACATCACCTTCACGCACCACATGATGTCTAATCCTGCCAGCGCCGCCCTTGCGGCAGAGCTTGGCATGACCGATCCTCCCTTCTACGTGATGGCAGACCGCATCTTGCGCGGCCATATGCCCGACATCGTCCTGCGACGGTATCTGGCTCCGTAG
- a CDS encoding DsbA family protein — MKKLIAPALMALSLTAPAHAMDLTELTDAERAQFRAEVRAYLMENPEVIMEAVNQLQARQAEAQAQADFTLVSDNAAAIFDDGYSYVGGNPEGDMTIVEFMDYRCGYCKKAFSEVEKLVNGDGNIRFIVKELPILGEQSMVASRFAIATKIVAGDEAYKSVHDALMSFNGDITPTSLGRLASSFDLDAEAIQEKMDSAEVTAEIEKTRALAQTLQISGTPTFVMQDELLRGYLPYDQMKAILEEKRG; from the coding sequence ATGAAAAAGCTGATCGCCCCCGCCCTGATGGCCCTGTCCCTGACAGCCCCCGCCCACGCGATGGACCTAACCGAACTGACTGATGCCGAACGCGCGCAATTCCGCGCCGAGGTGCGTGCCTATTTGATGGAAAACCCCGAAGTGATCATGGAAGCGGTGAACCAGCTGCAGGCCCGTCAGGCCGAAGCACAGGCGCAGGCGGATTTCACGCTGGTGTCCGACAATGCGGCCGCGATCTTTGATGACGGCTATTCCTATGTCGGTGGCAATCCCGAAGGCGACATGACCATCGTAGAGTTCATGGACTACCGTTGCGGTTACTGCAAAAAAGCGTTCTCCGAGGTCGAGAAACTGGTCAATGGCGACGGCAACATCCGCTTTATCGTGAAAGAGCTGCCGATCTTGGGCGAGCAATCCATGGTCGCCTCGCGCTTTGCCATCGCGACCAAGATCGTTGCGGGGGACGAGGCCTATAAATCCGTGCATGACGCCTTGATGAGCTTTAACGGCGACATCACACCAACATCGCTGGGTCGCTTGGCCAGCAGCTTTGATCTGGACGCCGAGGCCATTCAGGAAAAGATGGACAGTGCCGAAGTCACCGCCGAGATCGAAAAGACCCGCGCGCTGGCACAGACGCTGCAGATTTCCGGCACACCGACCTTTGTGATGCAGGACGAACTGCTGCGCGGCTATCTGCCTTACGACCAGATGAAAGCCATTCTGGAAGAAAAACGCGGCTAA
- a CDS encoding pyridoxal phosphate-dependent aminotransferase, which yields MRISTRSQVDPFIVMDVMQAAAAAEAEGRHIIHMEVGQPGTGAPKGASTALTAAMEQGALGYTVALGLPALRQRIARMYGEWYNVDLDPNRVVITSGSSGGFILTFTSLFDTGDRVGIGAPGYPSYRQILKALDLAPVDLPTSLENRLQPVPADFAGMDLQGLLVASPGNPTGTMLDHAAMSALIDATKAQGASFISDEIYHGIEYEKKAVTALEITDDVYVINSFSKYFSMTGWRVGWMVVPEDHVRVVERIAQNMFICAPHASQVAALAAMDCTDELEANMDVYRANRAMMITGLREAGFTRFAPPDGAFYVYADVSELTDDSRALARDILDKAGVAVTPGLDFDPVRGHHWLRFSYARSTQDIAEGLGRLKTYMAGR from the coding sequence ATGCGCATTTCAACCCGATCTCAGGTCGATCCCTTTATCGTGATGGATGTGATGCAGGCCGCCGCCGCCGCCGAGGCGGAGGGCCGCCACATCATCCATATGGAGGTCGGCCAACCCGGCACGGGCGCGCCCAAAGGGGCCAGCACCGCATTGACCGCCGCGATGGAGCAGGGCGCGCTTGGCTATACCGTCGCATTGGGACTGCCTGCGCTGCGCCAGCGGATCGCGCGGATGTACGGGGAGTGGTACAATGTCGATCTGGACCCGAACCGCGTGGTCATCACCTCTGGCTCTTCGGGCGGGTTCATCCTGACGTTTACCTCGCTTTTTGATACCGGGGACCGTGTGGGCATCGGGGCACCGGGGTATCCAAGCTACCGCCAGATCCTCAAGGCGCTGGACCTCGCTCCCGTCGATCTGCCCACTTCGCTTGAAAACCGCTTGCAGCCGGTGCCTGCGGATTTCGCGGGCATGGATCTGCAGGGGCTGCTGGTCGCGTCGCCGGGCAACCCGACGGGCACGATGCTGGATCACGCTGCCATGTCCGCGCTGATCGACGCGACAAAAGCGCAGGGGGCATCCTTCATCTCGGACGAGATTTACCACGGCATCGAATACGAGAAAAAGGCCGTGACCGCGCTTGAGATCACCGATGATGTCTATGTCATCAATTCGTTTTCCAAGTATTTCTCTATGACCGGTTGGCGTGTCGGCTGGATGGTTGTGCCAGAGGATCACGTGCGCGTGGTCGAACGGATCGCGCAAAACATGTTCATCTGCGCCCCCCACGCCAGTCAGGTCGCCGCGCTTGCCGCGATGGATTGCACCGATGAGCTTGAGGCGAATATGGATGTCTACCGCGCCAACCGCGCGATGATGATCACCGGCCTGCGCGAGGCGGGATTTACCCGTTTCGCGCCACCCGACGGGGCCTTCTATGTCTACGCCGATGTGTCCGAGCTGACGGATGACAGCCGCGCATTGGCGCGGGATATTCTGGACAAGGCGGGTGTGGCCGTGACCCCGGGGCTCGATTTCGATCCGGTGCGCGGGCATCACTGGCTGCGGTTTTCCTATGCGCGCAGCACCCAGGATATTGCCGAGGGGCTGGGGCGGCTCAAGACCTATATGGCGGGCCGCTGA
- a CDS encoding N-acetylmuramoyl-L-alanine amidase, which yields MRILPIIATVCALSLPASAQDLTALARVDPAKSAISDGWFGGTTLTLGLSQGVPFRVFLLDDPARLVVDFREADWSGVNTADLLPEPGRITGLRFGPFQPGWSRLVADLAEPMIPREIGMPVNKGSGQATLEIALKSATPEEFAAAAGAPVDPAWTMALAAPPKAVADLKEVPFRVVLDPGHGGVDPGAETDGILEKDLMLSFAQALRDTLVRDGVDVVMTRDTDHFVALETRVAIAHQAEGDLFISLHADSLQHGGAKGATVYTLSDDASDTATDHLAARHNRADIIAGADLTGSDDEVASVLLDLARQETEPRSVAAAKVLVEGMKAAGGPMNRHPLRNAGFSVLKSADIPSVLIEIGFLSSKRDLANLRDPIWRAVMVSAIADSIAKWRDADAALKPLIRQ from the coding sequence ATGCGTATTCTTCCCATTATCGCAACGGTTTGCGCGCTGTCCTTGCCAGCGTCCGCGCAGGATCTGACCGCGCTGGCACGCGTGGACCCTGCCAAAAGCGCCATCTCGGATGGTTGGTTCGGGGGCACGACGCTGACGCTTGGGCTGAGCCAAGGGGTGCCGTTTCGGGTGTTCTTGCTGGATGATCCGGCGCGGCTGGTGGTCGATTTCCGTGAGGCCGACTGGAGCGGTGTGAACACCGCAGACCTGCTGCCTGAACCCGGACGGATTACCGGTCTGCGCTTCGGCCCGTTCCAACCCGGTTGGTCGCGGCTTGTCGCGGATCTGGCCGAACCGATGATCCCGCGCGAGATCGGGATGCCGGTCAACAAGGGTTCCGGCCAAGCCACGCTTGAAATCGCCTTGAAATCTGCCACCCCCGAGGAATTTGCCGCCGCCGCCGGTGCGCCCGTTGATCCGGCGTGGACCATGGCGCTGGCCGCACCGCCCAAGGCGGTTGCCGACCTGAAAGAGGTGCCGTTTCGTGTGGTGCTGGACCCAGGTCACGGGGGCGTTGATCCGGGGGCAGAGACAGATGGTATCCTGGAGAAAGACCTGATGCTGTCCTTTGCGCAAGCGCTGCGCGACACATTAGTCCGCGATGGGGTCGATGTGGTGATGACCCGTGACACGGATCATTTTGTCGCGCTTGAAACCCGCGTCGCCATTGCGCATCAGGCCGAAGGCGATCTGTTTATCTCGCTCCATGCGGACAGTTTGCAGCACGGCGGCGCAAAAGGGGCGACGGTCTATACGCTGTCGGACGACGCCAGCGATACTGCCACCGACCATCTGGCCGCACGCCACAACCGCGCCGATATTATCGCAGGGGCCGACCTGACCGGATCGGATGACGAGGTCGCCAGCGTGCTGCTTGATCTTGCCCGCCAAGAGACAGAGCCGCGGTCGGTCGCCGCCGCTAAAGTGCTGGTTGAAGGCATGAAAGCCGCCGGCGGTCCGATGAACCGCCACCCGCTGCGCAACGCGGGCTTTTCGGTGTTGAAATCGGCTGACATCCCCTCGGTTCTGATTGAAATCGGGTTCCTCAGCTCGAAGCGTGATCTTGCCAATCTGCGAGACCCGATCTGGCGGGCGGTCATGGTGTCGGCGATTGCGGATTCCATCGCCAAATGGCGCGACGCGGATGCCGCGCTCAAGCCCTTGATTCGCCAGTAA
- a CDS encoding penicillin-binding protein 1A — protein MFRLILSFFGGIFTTLTMSIGMVALTIGAVFWMYGRDLPSHESLAQYTPPTISRIYSGQGRLIDEFAKERRLFAPANTIPPLIKQAFISAEDKNFYTHEGYDLRGIGAAAVDAVRTRGKDVRGASTITQQVMKNFLLSGDRRAERKIKEIILAARLEETLPKEKILELYLNEIFLGQNSYGVAAASQTYFNKTLGELAPHEAAFLASLPKAPSDYHPVRRKDRLLARRNFVLREMKENGYITPAVYETEVAQPLRSVQNGDFESFKAELPPRDYFTDEIRRQLSENFGEGEFFTGGLTVRATIDNEMQPIAAQSLQQQLEEYDRGIGIYRGTGKKIAPEKLTTEADWREALSDTRVPRDVDLENPWYPAVVLSLTNDAARIGIEGVDEDADGHFIPAKDVQWARKRLENGKLGNRAQVPADLLEVGDVVLVRRMTADSDGSFIRWTLRQIPEVQGGFVAMDVNTGRVIAMQGGFSYQASVFNRATQAKRQPGSSFKPFVYAAALDSGYTPATIVVDAPIEINTPQGMWRPRNSSNKFYGPTPLRTGIEQSRNLMTIRLAQEVGMNTVGDYAERFGVYDNLSPVLANALGSQETTLYQMVSAYAMFANGGERVQPTLVDRVQDRYGRTVYKHDQRICNDCQLETLAPGVGPRIISNRERVMDPITAYQLTSMMKGVVDRGTARGAVNLPVPIAGKTGTTNDAKDVWFVGFSSNIVAGCYIGFDNPRSLGRRAYGAGMCGPVFQRFMSEAIKKYGGGPFEVPPGGHFIKIDRFTGARLSDSAAGNNVVAEYFRDGEEPLFGITFDGGFAMGADLPLVEEAGGGAREVTTSTGKKARVGPKASFGSINSGGLY, from the coding sequence GTGTTTCGTTTGATCCTGTCTTTCTTCGGGGGTATTTTTACCACCCTCACCATGAGCATCGGTATGGTTGCGCTGACCATCGGCGCGGTGTTCTGGATGTATGGCCGCGATCTGCCCAGCCACGAATCCCTTGCGCAATACACGCCCCCGACGATCAGCCGGATTTATTCGGGGCAGGGGCGGTTGATTGATGAATTCGCCAAGGAACGTCGCCTGTTCGCGCCGGCCAACACGATCCCGCCGCTGATCAAACAGGCCTTCATCTCGGCCGAGGACAAGAACTTTTATACTCACGAAGGCTATGACCTGCGCGGCATCGGGGCAGCGGCCGTAGATGCGGTGCGCACAAGGGGCAAGGACGTTCGCGGTGCATCGACCATCACGCAGCAGGTGATGAAGAACTTTCTTCTGTCCGGCGACCGTCGGGCCGAACGCAAGATCAAGGAAATCATCCTCGCCGCACGGCTTGAGGAAACGCTGCCCAAGGAAAAGATCCTTGAACTTTATCTGAACGAGATCTTCTTGGGCCAGAACTCCTACGGTGTGGCCGCCGCGTCGCAGACCTATTTCAACAAGACATTGGGGGAGCTGGCCCCACACGAGGCTGCGTTCCTTGCCTCGCTGCCCAAAGCGCCGTCCGATTATCACCCCGTGCGCCGCAAGGACCGGTTGCTGGCACGCCGGAACTTCGTGCTGCGCGAGATGAAGGAAAACGGCTATATCACCCCCGCCGTCTACGAGACCGAGGTCGCACAGCCCTTGCGATCGGTGCAGAACGGGGACTTTGAAAGCTTCAAGGCCGAACTGCCGCCGCGCGATTACTTTACCGATGAAATCCGCCGCCAGCTGTCCGAGAACTTCGGCGAGGGCGAATTCTTTACCGGCGGTCTGACCGTGCGTGCCACCATCGACAACGAGATGCAGCCCATTGCCGCACAATCCTTGCAGCAGCAGCTTGAGGAATATGATCGCGGCATCGGTATCTACCGCGGCACCGGCAAGAAGATCGCGCCCGAAAAGCTGACCACCGAGGCGGATTGGCGCGAAGCCCTGTCGGACACCCGTGTGCCACGTGACGTTGATCTGGAAAACCCGTGGTATCCTGCCGTGGTGCTGAGCCTGACCAATGACGCCGCCCGCATCGGGATCGAAGGCGTGGATGAGGACGCAGACGGTCATTTCATCCCCGCCAAGGATGTTCAATGGGCACGCAAACGTCTTGAGAACGGCAAGCTCGGCAACCGCGCCCAAGTGCCCGCTGACCTGCTTGAGGTCGGCGACGTGGTGCTGGTGCGCCGCATGACGGCGGATAGTGACGGGTCGTTCATCCGCTGGACTTTGCGTCAGATTCCGGAAGTGCAGGGCGGCTTTGTCGCAATGGACGTGAATACAGGGCGGGTGATCGCGATGCAGGGCGGTTTCTCCTATCAGGCGTCGGTGTTCAACCGTGCGACGCAGGCGAAACGCCAGCCGGGGTCGAGCTTTAAACCCTTTGTCTATGCCGCGGCATTGGACAGCGGCTATACCCCTGCGACCATCGTTGTGGATGCCCCGATCGAGATCAACACACCCCAAGGCATGTGGCGGCCGCGAAACTCGTCGAACAAGTTCTACGGGCCGACGCCCTTGCGGACGGGTATCGAACAGTCGCGGAACCTCATGACCATCCGTCTGGCGCAAGAGGTCGGAATGAACACCGTTGGCGACTATGCCGAACGGTTCGGGGTCTATGACAACCTCTCGCCGGTACTGGCCAACGCGCTTGGTTCGCAGGAAACCACGCTCTACCAGATGGTGTCGGCCTATGCGATGTTCGCCAATGGTGGCGAGCGGGTGCAGCCGACGCTGGTGGACCGTGTGCAGGACCGCTACGGCCGCACTGTCTACAAACACGACCAACGCATCTGTAACGATTGCCAGCTTGAAACGCTGGCCCCCGGCGTGGGGCCGCGCATCATCTCGAACCGTGAACGGGTGATGGACCCGATCACGGCCTATCAGCTGACATCGATGATGAAGGGCGTCGTGGATCGCGGTACGGCGCGTGGGGCGGTGAACCTGCCCGTGCCAATCGCGGGCAAGACCGGCACCACCAACGATGCCAAAGACGTCTGGTTCGTCGGCTTCTCAAGCAACATCGTGGCGGGCTGCTATATCGGTTTTGACAACCCGCGCTCGCTGGGGCGTCGTGCCTATGGGGCGGGGATGTGTGGCCCTGTGTTCCAGCGGTTCATGAGCGAAGCAATCAAGAAATACGGCGGCGGCCCTTTCGAAGTGCCCCCCGGCGGTCACTTCATCAAGATCGACCGCTTCACCGGTGCACGTCTGTCTGACAGCGCCGCAGGTAACAACGTTGTGGCCGAATACTTCCGTGACGGCGAAGAGCCGCTGTTCGGGATCACCTTTGATGGTGGCTTTGCGATGGGTGCGGATCTGCCGCTGGTCGAGGAAGCCGGCGGCGGCGCGCGCGAGGTCACGACCTCTACCGGTAAAAAGGCGCGTGTCGGGCCCAAGGCAAGCTTTGGCAGCATCAACTCCGGCGGGTTGTACTAG
- the prfB gene encoding peptide chain release factor 2 — MRADAQNTADKISKSLELLAQRLDVETAPYRLEEFNARVEDPNLWDDPDAAQKLMRDRQALVDSIATYEGIKQELADNIELIELGEMEGDDEVIAEAETALKKLAETAAQKELEALLNGEADGNDTFLEINAGAGGTESCDWANILSRMYVRWAEKKGYKVELQSESPGEEAGIKSATYKISGPNAYGWLKSESGVHRLVRISPFDSAAKRHTSFTSIWVYPVVDDNIEIDINPSDIRIDTYRSSGAGGQHVNTTDSAVRITHHPTGIVVTSSEKSQHQNRDIAMKALKSRLYQMELDRRNAAINEAHENKGDAGWGNQIRSYVLQPYQMVKDLRTNYETSDTKGVLDGDLDGLMGAALALAVSGKTRAEAQEG, encoded by the coding sequence ATGCGCGCAGATGCACAAAACACAGCGGATAAGATCAGCAAATCGCTGGAGCTGTTGGCGCAGCGTCTGGACGTTGAAACCGCGCCATACCGTCTGGAAGAATTCAACGCCCGTGTCGAAGACCCCAATCTGTGGGATGATCCCGATGCGGCGCAAAAACTGATGCGCGACCGTCAGGCGCTGGTCGATTCCATCGCCACCTACGAGGGCATCAAACAAGAGCTGGCCGACAACATCGAACTGATCGAACTGGGCGAGATGGAAGGCGACGACGAGGTCATCGCAGAGGCCGAGACCGCATTGAAAAAGCTGGCCGAGACAGCCGCCCAGAAAGAGCTGGAAGCGCTGTTGAACGGCGAGGCCGACGGGAATGACACTTTCCTTGAAATCAACGCAGGGGCAGGCGGCACCGAAAGCTGTGACTGGGCCAATATCCTGTCGCGCATGTATGTCCGTTGGGCCGAGAAAAAGGGCTATAAGGTCGAACTGCAATCCGAAAGCCCCGGCGAAGAGGCGGGGATCAAATCGGCGACCTACAAGATCAGCGGCCCGAATGCCTATGGCTGGCTCAAGTCGGAATCCGGTGTGCACCGTCTGGTGCGGATCAGCCCCTTTGACAGCGCCGCCAAACGGCACACGTCCTTTACCTCTATCTGGGTGTATCCGGTGGTCGACGACAATATCGAAATCGACATCAACCCCAGTGACATCCGCATCGACACCTATCGGTCCTCGGGGGCCGGTGGTCAGCACGTAAACACCACTGACTCGGCCGTGCGGATCACGCACCACCCCACCGGCATCGTGGTTACCAGCTCTGAGAAATCGCAGCACCAGAACCGCGACATCGCGATGAAGGCGCTAAAATCGCGGCTGTATCAGATGGAGCTGGACCGCCGCAACGCGGCCATCAACGAAGCCCATGAAAACAAGGGCGACGCGGGTTGGGGCAACCAGATCCGGTCCTACGTCCTGCAGCCGTACCAGATGGTCAAAGACCTGCGCACCAACTATGAAACCTCGGATACCAAAGGGGTGCTGGATGGCGACCTTGACGGGTTGATGGGCGCCGCGCTGGCGCTTGCCGTGTCGGGCAAGACCCGCGCCGAGGCGCAAGAAGGTTAA
- a CDS encoding amidase: MNILDIGALAQSEALANGSLTARALMEATLERIDAVNGTVNAIVALRPRAELLAEADRADATPRAGWLHGIPIAIKDLSDAKGLPTAKGSPLFAGTIAQKDSVFVARIRAAGAIIIGKTNTPEFGLGSHTFNPVYGPTRNPYDHTRSAGGSSGGAAAALATGMLSIADGSDMMGSLRNPAGWNNVYGMRPSWGAVPAEPEGDMFLHQLSMAGPMARCPRDLAALLDTMTGEDPKQPLGLSPAPILPQMDTPSPTRRIGWLGDWGGAFAYEDGIEDVSKAALDQLVALGHQVTAVPAPFDADAMWDSWTTLRSFAVAAGLGALYRDPETRDKLKPAAQWEIERGLGFTGQEVQQASLTRSDWYRRVTALFDEVDVLVLPSAQLWPFDVDQVHPTQIAGRDMDTYHRWMQVVVPAGLVGLPVVNIPAGFGAEGLPAGLQMIGPRGSDTALLQLAQQWHAATQWPQMRPPPLA, translated from the coding sequence ATGAACATACTAGACATCGGGGCCTTGGCCCAATCGGAGGCATTGGCGAACGGCAGCCTGACGGCGCGTGCTTTGATGGAGGCCACGCTAGAGCGCATCGACGCCGTAAACGGCACGGTCAACGCCATCGTCGCGCTGCGCCCGCGCGCGGAGCTTCTGGCCGAAGCCGATAGGGCCGATGCCACGCCTCGGGCCGGATGGCTGCACGGTATTCCCATTGCGATCAAGGATTTATCCGATGCCAAGGGCTTGCCAACCGCCAAGGGATCACCGCTGTTTGCCGGAACGATTGCCCAGAAGGACAGCGTCTTTGTCGCCCGCATCCGTGCGGCTGGGGCAATCATCATCGGTAAAACCAACACGCCTGAATTCGGCTTGGGCAGCCACACGTTCAACCCCGTCTACGGCCCGACGCGGAACCCCTATGACCACACACGTTCGGCTGGCGGGTCTTCGGGCGGGGCGGCGGCTGCCTTGGCAACGGGGATGCTAAGCATCGCTGACGGGTCCGACATGATGGGCAGCCTGCGCAACCCCGCGGGCTGGAACAACGTCTACGGCATGCGCCCCAGCTGGGGCGCTGTACCGGCAGAGCCAGAGGGCGATATGTTCCTGCATCAGCTGAGCATGGCAGGCCCGATGGCGCGCTGCCCCCGCGATCTGGCGGCCTTGCTGGACACAATGACCGGAGAGGACCCCAAGCAACCCCTCGGCCTGTCACCGGCGCCGATCTTGCCGCAGATGGATACCCCGTCGCCCACGCGCCGCATCGGGTGGCTGGGCGATTGGGGCGGGGCCTTTGCCTATGAAGACGGGATCGAGGACGTGAGCAAAGCGGCCCTGGATCAACTGGTCGCCCTGGGGCATCAGGTGACCGCTGTGCCAGCCCCCTTTGACGCGGACGCGATGTGGGACAGCTGGACCACGCTGCGGTCTTTTGCCGTTGCTGCCGGTTTGGGCGCGCTCTACCGCGATCCGGAAACCCGCGACAAGCTCAAGCCCGCCGCCCAATGGGAGATCGAGCGCGGGCTCGGGTTCACGGGGCAGGAGGTGCAGCAAGCCAGCCTGACGCGGTCGGACTGGTATCGCCGTGTCACCGCGCTGTTTGACGAGGTTGACGTGCTGGTGCTGCCTTCGGCGCAGCTTTGGCCCTTTGACGTGGATCAGGTGCATCCGACACAGATCGCCGGACGGGACATGGATACCTATCACCGCTGGATGCAGGTCGTGGTGCCCGCCGGTCTGGTGGGGCTGCCGGTTGTCAATATCCCCGCCGGTTTCGGCGCAGAGGGGCTGCCTGCGGGGCTACAGATGATTGGACCGCGGGGCAGCGATACGGCGCTGCTTCAACTGGCGCAGCAATGGCACGCGGCAACGCAGTGGCCACAGATGCGCCCGCCGCCGCTGGCGTAG
- a CDS encoding helix-turn-helix domain-containing protein: protein MTNPADIRTIFGSNLKKLSVGYPSITYLAQELGINRTQFNRYLSGESFPRPDILDRMCKFFDVDARVLLEPLEEIEKIEPSPPDFMGDFIVSGALDLPEATFPSGFYRFSRRSFLYPEKFALGLVMVFRSGRHTYLRGYEAPHAMRIQSLPTHSELREYRGVVLQQEEGIAIIASRRGAMTSSFNYLGRIASFNNNFWVGYITRTVPENSIGLRATRLVYEYLPQTPSAVLQAARLKGLCEPSDLEPFHRHLLRTEFAFE, encoded by the coding sequence ATGACGAACCCCGCCGATATCAGGACAATTTTCGGGTCAAATTTAAAAAAACTTTCAGTAGGTTACCCCTCCATCACCTACCTCGCGCAGGAACTGGGGATCAATCGCACGCAGTTCAATCGATATCTATCGGGTGAAAGCTTTCCGCGCCCCGATATTCTGGACCGGATGTGCAAGTTTTTCGACGTTGATGCGCGTGTCCTTCTGGAGCCCTTGGAAGAGATCGAGAAGATCGAACCCTCCCCCCCGGATTTCATGGGCGACTTTATCGTTTCGGGCGCGCTGGACCTGCCCGAAGCCACGTTTCCCAGCGGTTTCTACCGGTTCTCGCGCCGTAGTTTTCTTTACCCCGAGAAATTCGCCTTGGGATTGGTTATGGTGTTTCGCAGTGGCCGGCATACCTATCTGCGCGGCTACGAGGCCCCTCACGCCATGCGCATCCAAAGCCTGCCCACCCATTCGGAATTGCGCGAATATCGCGGCGTGGTGCTGCAGCAGGAAGAAGGCATCGCCATTATCGCCTCGCGGCGCGGCGCGATGACCTCTTCGTTCAACTATCTGGGGCGGATCGCGTCGTTCAACAATAATTTCTGGGTCGGATACATCACCCGCACGGTGCCGGAAAATTCGATCGGGTTGCGGGCGACGCGGCTGGTCTATGAATACCTGCCGCAAACCCCGTCGGCCGTGTTGCAGGCCGCCCGCTTGAAGGGGCTGTGCGAGCCAAGCGATCTTGAACCCTTTCACCGCCACCTTCTGCGCACGGAATTCGCCTTTGAATGA
- the ilvN gene encoding acetolactate synthase small subunit codes for MSALKIKKGSNSHSAYNLRPNFSDVIERHTLAVLVENEPGVLARVIGLFSGRGYNIDSLTVAEVDHTGHLSRITIVTSGTPQVIEQIKAQLGRIVPVHEVHDLTVEGPVVERELAMFKVNGTGDKRVEALRLADIFRANVVDSTLETFVFEITGAPEKIDAFAELMRPLGLVSVARTGVAALSRGD; via the coding sequence ATGTCAGCCCTAAAGATCAAAAAAGGCTCCAACAGCCATTCCGCCTATAACCTACGTCCCAATTTCTCGGATGTGATCGAACGTCACACGCTGGCCGTACTGGTCGAGAACGAACCCGGTGTGCTGGCGCGCGTCATCGGTCTGTTTTCGGGCCGTGGATACAACATCGACAGCCTTACCGTGGCAGAGGTCGACCACACAGGCCACCTTAGCCGCATCACAATCGTCACTTCGGGCACGCCGCAGGTGATCGAGCAGATCAAGGCGCAGCTGGGGCGGATTGTGCCGGTACACGAGGTGCATGACCTGACCGTCGAAGGCCCCGTGGTCGAGCGTGAGCTTGCGATGTTCAAGGTGAATGGCACCGGCGACAAACGGGTCGAAGCTCTGCGTCTGGCGGATATCTTCCGCGCCAACGTTGTCGATAGCACCCTGGAAACATTCGTGTTCGAGATCACCGGCGCGCCCGAGAAGATTGACGCATTTGCCGAATTGATGCGCCCCTTGGGGCTGGTGTCAGTGGCACGGACGGGTGTGGCAGCCCTGTCGCGCGGCGACTGA